A genomic stretch from Acidobacteriota bacterium includes:
- a CDS encoding energy transducer TonB gives MDDVCVLRVDTPGFNFEIAAAIAMRQWRYKPALQDGRPVDVYFIIKVNFSLLQ, from the coding sequence GTGGATGATGTGTGTGTTCTTAGAGTCGATACCCCCGGTTTCAATTTCGAAATAGCCGCCGCCATAGCCATGCGACAATGGCGATACAAGCCGGCTTTACAAGATGGCCGACCTGTCGACGTGTACTTTATTATAAAAGTGAATTTCTCTCTTTTGCAATAA